In Pseudomonas flavescens, the sequence CCCCTTCGAGGGCCTGGAACGCCTGACGCCCTGAAGCAGGTGGTTCTGCCGCTGGCGGTAACGACGTAACAGCGCGGTAACACATTCGATTGACTTGCCCCCCCGCCATCGGGACTATAGCCACCCATTGCCCCATGCCGGAGCAAAAAGGGCCGCCAAACAGGCCACATTGAAGCAGCCTAGCTGCCTCTTCGATGCCAGAAAGAACCTGCTCCACGAGAGCCTGCATTCAACAGGCCCGCACAGGTTCCGAGTGAGGATACGTTCATGCCTGATGTAACCCTGACCACCCTGCAAGCGCTCAAGCAGAAGGGCGAAAAGATCACCATGCTGACCTGCTACGACGCCACCTTCGCCAAGGTCAGCTCGCAGGCAGGCGTAGAAGTGCTGCTGATCGGGGACTCCCTTGGGATGGTGCTGCAGGGGCATGACAGCACGCTACCGGTCAGCGTCAACGACATGGCCTACCACACGGCCAGCGTCAAACGCGGCAACCGCGGTGCGCTGATCGTCGCCGACCTGCCCTTCATGGGATACGCCACCGTGGATCAAGCCCTGCAAAATGCCGGCGCCTTGATGCAGGCGGGTGCTCACATGGTCAAGATCGAAGGCACCGCCTGGCTGGCCGAATCCATCGCGCGCCTGGCTGAACGTGGTGTGCCGGTGTGCGCACATATGGGCCTGACCCCGCAAACCGTGAATATTCTCGGTGGCTACAAGGTGCAGGGCCGTCAGGAGGCACAGGCCCGGCAGATGGTTGCCGACGCCATCGCGCTGGAGCAGGCGGGTGCGGCCATGCTGTTGCTCGAATGCGTACCGGTCGACCTGGCGGGCGAGATCAGCCGCACCGTGAAGATACCGGTTATCGGCATTGGTGCCGGCCCGCAGACCGACGGCCAGGTACTGGTGCTGCACGACATGCTCGGGGTGTCCCTGACTGGCCGCATGGCCAAGTTCGTGAAGAACTTCATGGATGGCCAGGCCGGTATCGAAGACGCCATCGCGGCCTATGTGAAAGCCGTGAAGGACGTCAGCTTCCCGGCCGCCGAACACGGATTCTCCGCATGAACACCGTGAAGACCGTGCGCGAGCTGCGCGCTGCCGTTGCCCAGGCCCGTGCCGAAGGCAAGCAGATCGGCCTGGTGCCGACCATGGGCAACCTGCACGCCGGCCACGCCGCACTGGTGGAAAAGGCCGCGCAACGCAGCGACTTCGTGGTCGCCAGCATCTTCGTCAACCCGATGCAGTTCGGCCCCTCCGAAGACCTCGACAAGTACCCGCGCACGCTCCAGGCCGACCAGCAGCGCCTGGTCGACGCTGGCTGCCATCTGCTGTTCCACCCGGACGTCGCAGAGATGTACCCCGGCGGCATGGGCGAGCAGACCCGCATCAGCGTGCCGGGCGTGTCCGAGGGCCTTTGCGGTGCCAGCCGCCCTGGCCACTTCGAGGGCGTCGCCACCGTGGTCACCAAACTGTTCAACATGGTACAGCCCGATCTGGCGGTGTTCGGCCAGAAGGACTTCCAGCAACTGGCGGTGATCCGCACCATGGTGCGCGACCTCAACATGCCCATCCAGATCATCGGCGAACCCACCGTGCGCGCCGAGAGCGGCCTGGCCCTGTCATCGCGCAACGGTTATCTGAGCGATGAGCAGCGCGAAACCGCCACGGTTCTGTACCGCTCGCTGCAGCACATCGCCCAGGCCATCCAGGCTGGCGAGCGCGACCTGCCGGCCCTGATCGCCCAGGCGCAGCGCCAGCATGCCGATGCAGGGCTGCGTGCCGACTATCTGGAAGTGCGCGAAGCACAGAGCCTGCGCCAGCTCGGCCCAGGCGACCGCGAGCTGGTCGTGCTGGTGGCCGCCTACCTGGGTAATACCCGGCTGATCGACAACCTGAGCTTCACCCTTGATCAAGGCTACTGACGGCCACCTGCACCGGGCCTGAAAACCCGGATACACTCGAAAGCCCGGACGATCATCCGGGCTTTTTGGTATGTACCACCCTCGCTGAAGTCTGCCCAACCCAATGCCCCAACAAGGAAGCCCCATGGCGTATTACCAACAGCCGCTCGATGTTCTCGCCCTCCCTACCTGGCAGGCGTTGCAGCAGCATCGCCAGGCCATGCAGCACTTCAGCATGCGCGACGCCTTCGCTGGCAACCCGCAGCGTTTCGAGCAGTTTTCCCTGAGCAGTTGTGGCCTGTTTCTCGACTATTCGAAGAACCTGGCCAGTGACGAGACCGTCTCGCTGTTGATGGCGCTGGCCCGCGAAGCCGGCCTGGAGCAATCGATCCGCGCCATGTTCGACGGCGAGAAGCTCAATGCCTCGGAAGGTCGCCCGGCATTGCATACCGCACTGCGTCGGCCGCTCGGCGACAAGGTGCTGGTCGACGGCATCGACGTGATGCCACAGGTGCAGCGGGTACTGCAGCAGATGACCGAACTGGTCGGGCGCATCCACAACGGCCTGTGGCGCGGTTACACCGAAAAACCCATCACCGATGTGGTGAACATCGGCATCGGCGGCTCCTTTCTCGGCCCGCAGCTGGTTTCCGAGGCACTGCTGCCCTTCGCCCAGCGCGGCGTGCGCTGCCACTACCTGGCCAATATCGACGGCAGCGAATTCCACGAGCTGTCGGCCAAGCTGCAGGCCGAAACCACCCTGTTCATCGTTTCATCGAAGTCCTTCGGCACTCTGGAAACCCTCAAGAACGCCCAGGCCGCACGCGGCTGGTACCTGGCTCAGGGCGGCTCCGAGGCCGAGCTGTATCGTCATTTCATCGCCGTGTCGAGCAACCGCGAAGCCGCGGTGGCGTTCGGTATCCGCGAAGAGAACATCTTCCCGATGTGGGACTGGGTCGGTGGGCGTTACTCGCTGTGGTCGGCCATTGGCCTGCCGATCGCCCTGTCCATCGGCATGTCCAACTTCAAGGAACTGCTGGCCGGTGCCTACAGCATGGATGTGCACTTCAAGACCGCGCCATTCGAGCAGAACATGCCGGTCCTGCTGGCCTTGCTGGGTATCTGGTACGGCAATTTCTGGGACGCCCAGAGCCAGGCGATCCTGCCGTACGACCATTACCTGCGCAACATCACCCGGCACCTGCAGCAACTCGACATGGAGTCCAACGGCAAGAGCGTGCGCCAGGACGGTAGCCCGGTCAGCGGCGCGACCGGCCCGGTGATCTGGGGCGGCGTGGGCTGTAATGGCCAGCACGCCTATCACCAACTGCTGCACCAGGGCACCCAGCTGATTCCGGCGGACTTCATCGTTCCGGTGGTCAGCTACAACCCGGTCGCCGACCACCACCAGTGGCTCTACGCCAACTGCCTGTCGCAGAGCCAGGCCCTGATGCTCGGCAAGTCCCGCGAGGAAGCCGAGGCGGAACTGCGCGGCAAGGGCCTTGGCGAAGACGACATCCAGCGCCTGGCGCCGCACAAGGTGATCCCCGGCAACCGGCCGAGCAACACCCTGGTGCTCGAGCGCATCAGCCCCCGCCGCCTCGGCGCGCTGGTGGCCCTGTACGAGCACAAGGTGTTCGCCCAGAGCGCCATCTGGGGCATCAACGCCTTCGACCAGTGGGGCGTGGAACTCGGCAAGGAGCTGGGCAAGGGCGTCTATTCGCGCATGGTCGGCAGCGAGCAAAGCAGCGCCGAGGACGGCTCCACCCAGGGGCTGATCAACTACTTCCGCGGTCGCCATCGCGGTTGATGGATTGCCGGCGCTCGCTCATCGGCGAGCGCCGGCAACACTTTGCGTCACTCTCGGCCTCGTCGGGGTCGACCAGTAAAACTTGGCTGCTACCCTTAGTGTCTATTGCGGACATATAACAACAAGGGTACCCCGCCATGTTCACGATCAGCCGCCACCCTGTCAGCGACGAAACACGCCAGCGTGCTCACCTCGACGACGCCGCCTACCAGCGCCTCTACCGCCAATCGGTCGACGACCCGCAGACGTTCTGGGGCGAACAGGCCAAGGCCTTTCTCGACTGGTTCAAACCCTGGGATGAAGTCTCCAGCGGCAGCCTGAGCAAGGGCGACATTCGCTGGTTTTCCGGTGGCCAGCTGAACATCAGCCACAACTGCATCGACCGTCATCTGGCCAAACGTGGCGATCAGGTGGCGCTGATCTGGGAAGGCGACGACCCCAAGGATTCGGCCAGCATCACCTATCGGCAGTTACATGAGCAGGTCTGCCGGCTGGCCAACGTGCTCAAACAACGCGGCGTGAAGAAGGGCGACCGCGTGTGCATCTACATGCCGATGATCCCGGAGGCGGCCTACGCGATGCTCGCCTGCACCCGCATCGGCGCCGTGCACTCGGTGGTGTTCGGCGGCTTTTCGCCGGATGCCCTGCGTGACCGCATTCTCGATGCCGACTGCCGCACCGTGATCACCGCCGATGAGGCCGTGCGCGGTGGCAAGTTCATCCCCCTCAAGGGCAATGTCGACAAGGCCCTGAAAAACTGCCCCAACGTCTCCACCGTGCTGGTGGTCGAGCGCACCCACAACACGATCGAGTGGGACGAGAGCCGCGATCTCTGGTACCACGAGGCCGTACGACAGGTGG encodes:
- the panB gene encoding 3-methyl-2-oxobutanoate hydroxymethyltransferase yields the protein MPDVTLTTLQALKQKGEKITMLTCYDATFAKVSSQAGVEVLLIGDSLGMVLQGHDSTLPVSVNDMAYHTASVKRGNRGALIVADLPFMGYATVDQALQNAGALMQAGAHMVKIEGTAWLAESIARLAERGVPVCAHMGLTPQTVNILGGYKVQGRQEAQARQMVADAIALEQAGAAMLLLECVPVDLAGEISRTVKIPVIGIGAGPQTDGQVLVLHDMLGVSLTGRMAKFVKNFMDGQAGIEDAIAAYVKAVKDVSFPAAEHGFSA
- the panC gene encoding pantoate--beta-alanine ligase, translating into MNTVKTVRELRAAVAQARAEGKQIGLVPTMGNLHAGHAALVEKAAQRSDFVVASIFVNPMQFGPSEDLDKYPRTLQADQQRLVDAGCHLLFHPDVAEMYPGGMGEQTRISVPGVSEGLCGASRPGHFEGVATVVTKLFNMVQPDLAVFGQKDFQQLAVIRTMVRDLNMPIQIIGEPTVRAESGLALSSRNGYLSDEQRETATVLYRSLQHIAQAIQAGERDLPALIAQAQRQHADAGLRADYLEVREAQSLRQLGPGDRELVVLVAAYLGNTRLIDNLSFTLDQGY
- the pgi gene encoding glucose-6-phosphate isomerase, translating into MAYYQQPLDVLALPTWQALQQHRQAMQHFSMRDAFAGNPQRFEQFSLSSCGLFLDYSKNLASDETVSLLMALAREAGLEQSIRAMFDGEKLNASEGRPALHTALRRPLGDKVLVDGIDVMPQVQRVLQQMTELVGRIHNGLWRGYTEKPITDVVNIGIGGSFLGPQLVSEALLPFAQRGVRCHYLANIDGSEFHELSAKLQAETTLFIVSSKSFGTLETLKNAQAARGWYLAQGGSEAELYRHFIAVSSNREAAVAFGIREENIFPMWDWVGGRYSLWSAIGLPIALSIGMSNFKELLAGAYSMDVHFKTAPFEQNMPVLLALLGIWYGNFWDAQSQAILPYDHYLRNITRHLQQLDMESNGKSVRQDGSPVSGATGPVIWGGVGCNGQHAYHQLLHQGTQLIPADFIVPVVSYNPVADHHQWLYANCLSQSQALMLGKSREEAEAELRGKGLGEDDIQRLAPHKVIPGNRPSNTLVLERISPRRLGALVALYEHKVFAQSAIWGINAFDQWGVELGKELGKGVYSRMVGSEQSSAEDGSTQGLINYFRGRHRG